A portion of the Rhodanobacter sp. AS-Z3 genome contains these proteins:
- a CDS encoding copper resistance system multicopper oxidase: MKMFPPSPADLSRRRFVQGVAFGGAVAGFGLLRPSSVWALTSPGYPAVLSGTDFALDIAETAVNYTGAARTAVTVNGSVPGPLLRMREGTTATLRVTNRLRVPTSIHWHGIILPFQMDGVPGISFDGIAPGETFVYQFKLRQSGTYWYHSHSGFQEQTGLYGPLVIEPAGPERYPTDRDYVVMLNDWTDEDPQHIYAKLKKQSDYYNYAQPTVPDFFRDAREKGLSQALAMRKMWNQMRMNPTDLSDVSGFTYTYLMNGTAPAGNWTGIFRPGEKIRLRFINGSSSTIFDVRIPGLKMTVISADGQDVVPVSIDEFRISVAETYDVIVEPQDERAYTLFAQSIDRTGYARGTLAPRAGMQAEVPSMDARVWLGMQDMMGAMSMGGMEHGSEHAAMPDMDHGGMEGMAGMDMSSKPAGGAPVVRHARTEYGPGVDMHVDMPRTNLDDPGLGLRDNGRRVLTYADLHTIGGPIDAREPSREIELHLTGNMERFIWSFDGVKFSDAKPVHFNTGERLRIVLVNDTMMNHPIHLHGMWSELENADGQFQVRKHTINVQPAQRVTYAVSADNPGRWAYHCHLLYHMEAGMFREVVVS, translated from the coding sequence ATGAAAATGTTTCCCCCGTCGCCGGCTGATCTGTCGCGACGACGCTTCGTCCAAGGTGTCGCGTTCGGCGGCGCGGTGGCCGGTTTCGGCCTGCTACGCCCCTCGAGCGTCTGGGCGCTGACCAGTCCCGGTTATCCTGCCGTGCTCAGCGGCACCGACTTTGCGCTCGATATCGCCGAGACTGCAGTCAATTACACGGGCGCCGCGCGTACTGCCGTCACCGTCAACGGCAGCGTGCCGGGTCCGCTACTGCGCATGCGCGAAGGCACCACGGCCACGTTACGCGTGACGAACCGGTTGCGCGTGCCCACTTCGATCCACTGGCACGGCATCATTCTGCCGTTCCAGATGGACGGTGTGCCGGGCATCAGCTTTGACGGCATTGCGCCGGGTGAGACCTTTGTCTACCAATTCAAGCTGCGTCAATCCGGCACCTATTGGTACCACTCGCACTCCGGCTTTCAGGAACAGACCGGTCTGTATGGACCCTTGGTGATCGAGCCGGCCGGACCGGAGCGTTACCCGACGGATCGCGATTACGTGGTGATGCTCAACGACTGGACGGACGAGGATCCCCAGCATATCTACGCCAAGCTGAAGAAGCAGAGCGACTACTACAACTACGCGCAACCCACCGTGCCGGATTTCTTCCGCGATGCACGTGAGAAGGGTCTGAGCCAGGCGCTGGCCATGCGCAAGATGTGGAACCAGATGCGCATGAACCCGACGGATTTGAGCGACGTCTCCGGTTTCACCTATACCTATCTGATGAACGGCACGGCACCAGCCGGCAACTGGACCGGCATCTTCCGGCCGGGTGAGAAAATCCGGCTGCGCTTCATCAACGGTTCGTCATCGACGATTTTCGATGTGCGTATTCCCGGCCTGAAGATGACGGTGATTTCGGCTGACGGGCAGGACGTGGTACCCGTATCGATTGACGAGTTCCGCATCTCGGTCGCCGAAACCTATGACGTCATCGTTGAACCGCAGGACGAGCGCGCTTACACCCTGTTTGCCCAGTCGATCGACCGCACCGGCTATGCCCGCGGCACGCTGGCGCCACGGGCGGGGATGCAGGCAGAGGTACCGTCGATGGATGCCCGCGTCTGGCTCGGCATGCAGGACATGATGGGCGCGATGTCGATGGGCGGCATGGAGCACGGCAGCGAGCATGCTGCGATGCCTGATATGGATCACGGCGGCATGGAAGGCATGGCCGGCATGGACATGAGCAGCAAGCCCGCAGGCGGCGCGCCGGTGGTGCGTCACGCACGCACCGAATACGGCCCCGGCGTGGACATGCACGTGGACATGCCGCGGACGAATCTTGATGACCCAGGTCTCGGCCTGCGCGACAACGGGCGACGCGTGCTCACCTATGCCGATCTGCATACCATCGGTGGTCCGATTGACGCGCGCGAACCCAGTCGCGAAATCGAGCTGCATCTGACCGGCAACATGGAACGCTTCATCTGGTCGTTCGATGGGGTGAAATTCTCCGACGCCAAGCCGGTGCATTTCAACACCGGCGAGCGGCTGCGTATTGTGTTGGTCAACGACACCATGATGAATCACCCAATCCATCTGCATGGTATGTGGAGCGAACTGGAGAATGCCGACGGCCAGTTCCAGGTGCGCAAACACACGATCAACGTGCAGCCGGCGCAGCGCGTCACCTATGCAGTTTCCGCCGACAACCCGGGGCGCTGGGCCTACCACTGCCACCTGCTCTATCACATGGAAGCGGGCATGTTCCGCGAGGTGGTCGTGTCATGA
- a CDS encoding cytochrome c yields MKQQIKHHSITVVAVLAVLAAGAWVFVYSGLYNIGADDHHSKPVLTLLQTLRDRSILLRSADLTVPNLEDPQLILKGAGQYAAMCTQCHLKPGMQDSEIRPGLYPQPPNLSQVQIDPKVAFWAIKHGIKMSAMPAWGGSHDDATIWSMVAFLQKLPGISPEQYKDIVAKAPPDDDMDMDEGGHDHRHGGDAGEDAHGATPMQEKQMPGDGGHSHAAAAAGGHEHAEATPPAAESVNATAAEAPLSLAGLTPKAVPAAEAVAVAFQVAL; encoded by the coding sequence ATGAAACAGCAGATCAAGCATCACAGCATCACCGTCGTCGCGGTTCTCGCCGTGCTGGCGGCAGGTGCCTGGGTCTTCGTCTATTCCGGCCTCTACAACATCGGCGCCGACGACCATCACAGCAAACCCGTTCTCACGCTGCTGCAGACCTTGCGCGATCGATCCATTCTCCTGCGCTCCGCCGACCTCACCGTACCGAACCTGGAAGATCCGCAACTCATCCTCAAAGGCGCCGGCCAGTACGCCGCCATGTGTACCCAGTGTCATCTCAAGCCAGGCATGCAGGATTCGGAGATTCGCCCCGGCCTCTATCCGCAGCCGCCAAATCTGTCGCAGGTGCAGATTGATCCGAAGGTCGCGTTCTGGGCGATCAAGCACGGTATCAAGATGAGCGCGATGCCGGCCTGGGGTGGCAGCCATGATGACGCCACGATCTGGAGCATGGTCGCGTTCCTGCAAAAGCTGCCGGGCATATCGCCCGAGCAATACAAGGACATCGTGGCCAAAGCCCCGCCGGATGACGACATGGACATGGACGAAGGCGGCCATGATCACCGCCACGGCGGCGACGCGGGCGAAGATGCGCATGGCGCCACGCCCATGCAGGAAAAGCAGATGCCCGGCGACGGCGGTCACAGCCATGCTGCGGCGGCAGCGGGTGGTCATGAGCATGCCGAAGCGACTCCGCCAGCGGCCGAGTCGGTGAACGCAACGGCGGCGGAAGCGCCACTGTCACTGGCCGGACTGACGCCGAAGGCCGTGCCCGCCGCCGAAGCAGTGGCAGTGGCGTTCCAGGTGGCACTGTAG
- a CDS encoding acyltransferase encodes MQRLPGLDLLRAWAIVWVMLFHSYIVGGLGERFAWLSSYGWMGVDLFFVLSGYLIGYQLLAPLVRGEPLAWRDFYRRRAFRILPAFITVLAIYVAWPSAREAPGLQPAWQFLTFTLNLLIDYQHNPAFSHAWSLCVEEHFYLLFPWIAFWMTRRPSIGRTLAMGVAVVAFGMGVRSYVWLHDMAPARNQPGPAFGLHFVEGIYYPTWARLDGLLAGVLLAALRVGRPAWWSHWQVRRGMLFGASGGLFALAWWLFRDRLGFWPSVVGYPLLSLSLALWVMLASGLHARWKVPGANWLARISYSLYLSHKLALHAVATQLVQPWQMHGFAAFSLYAVGVLAVGAALYYAVEQPFLRWRERIDQRQSVPVAPAAMAS; translated from the coding sequence ATGCAACGCCTCCCCGGACTGGACCTGTTGCGCGCGTGGGCGATCGTCTGGGTGATGCTGTTTCACTCGTATATCGTTGGTGGTCTCGGTGAACGCTTTGCGTGGTTGTCCAGCTACGGCTGGATGGGAGTCGACCTGTTCTTCGTGCTCAGCGGTTATCTGATCGGCTATCAGTTGCTGGCTCCGTTGGTCCGTGGCGAGCCATTGGCATGGCGCGACTTCTACCGGCGGCGTGCGTTCCGCATTCTGCCGGCATTTATAACAGTGCTGGCGATTTATGTGGCCTGGCCATCCGCGCGTGAAGCACCGGGCCTGCAGCCGGCGTGGCAGTTCCTCACCTTCACGCTCAACCTGTTGATCGACTACCAGCACAACCCGGCGTTCTCGCATGCGTGGTCGCTGTGCGTGGAGGAACACTTCTACCTGCTGTTTCCGTGGATAGCCTTCTGGATGACGCGTCGACCGTCCATCGGACGCACGCTGGCGATGGGCGTGGCCGTGGTGGCCTTCGGCATGGGCGTGCGCAGCTACGTGTGGTTGCATGACATGGCACCGGCACGCAATCAGCCTGGTCCGGCATTCGGGCTGCATTTCGTCGAAGGGATCTACTACCCGACGTGGGCGCGACTGGATGGCCTGCTTGCGGGCGTGTTGCTGGCAGCGTTGCGAGTTGGCCGGCCCGCGTGGTGGAGTCACTGGCAGGTACGACGCGGCATGCTTTTCGGCGCCAGCGGCGGCTTGTTCGCGCTGGCTTGGTGGCTATTCCGTGATCGCCTCGGGTTCTGGCCATCGGTGGTCGGCTATCCGTTGCTGTCACTCAGTCTGGCGCTGTGGGTGATGCTCGCCAGCGGCTTGCACGCACGCTGGAAGGTCCCTGGCGCGAATTGGCTGGCGCGGATTTCCTACAGTCTCTATCTCAGCCACAAGCTGGCGCTGCATGCCGTGGCAACCCAGCTTGTGCAGCCGTGGCAGATGCATGGATTCGCCGCATTCTCGCTGTATGCCGTCGGAGTGCTGGCCGTTGGCGCCGCGCTGTACTACGCGGTGGAGCAGCCGTTCCTGCGTTGGCGTGAGCGCATCGACCAGCGGCAGTCGGTGCCCGTTGCGCCAGCTGCCATGGCCTCGTGA
- a CDS encoding copper resistance protein B — MTSHRHFNSASARRSVLLTALLLAALPLVATAQQASAVSSSSKTTMDSSSISGMDHGSMDHSLHGMAMPATPTRSAKPVVTKPKKKVAVKPASPTKTMSGMSGMNHAAMPGMHHPSVPASSGDTRSMDQGAMSGMDHSLMSDTTPAATPAARHGESESMQGMDHGAAPGAASMTGMTMGPMQGGRAPPDARSPDYSDGLNYGPMEHMTMHGAAPFGMLLIDQLEAFNGNSGSGQTWEAQAWYGNDVNKLWVRTEGDRRRGKIEDGDVEVFWNRNVATFWSTQLGVRHELGDGPARNWAAFGIQGLAPYWFELEATGYVGPAGRTAARLRADYELLFTQRLILQPEFEVNLSGKSDPARRIGRGVSDAQLGLRLRYEIRRQFAPYVGVVWTRRFGATADFARDDHHAIFDRQWVAGVRIWF, encoded by the coding sequence ATGACCAGCCATCGACATTTCAACTCAGCCAGCGCGCGCCGCTCCGTCTTGCTGACGGCGCTGCTGCTGGCGGCGTTGCCGCTGGTCGCCACGGCACAGCAGGCGTCCGCTGTATCCAGCAGTAGTAAGACCACGATGGACAGCAGCTCCATATCTGGCATGGATCACGGCAGCATGGATCACAGCCTGCACGGCATGGCCATGCCGGCCACACCGACCAGGTCAGCCAAGCCGGTGGTGACGAAGCCGAAGAAAAAGGTTGCTGTTAAGCCTGCTTCGCCCACGAAGACCATGAGCGGCATGTCGGGGATGAATCACGCTGCGATGCCGGGCATGCACCACCCATCAGTGCCGGCGTCCTCCGGTGACACCCGCAGCATGGATCAAGGCGCCATGTCGGGGATGGATCACAGTTTGATGTCGGATACGACGCCAGCGGCCACGCCCGCGGCGCGACACGGCGAATCGGAGAGTATGCAGGGCATGGATCACGGCGCTGCGCCGGGAGCGGCTTCGATGACCGGCATGACGATGGGGCCGATGCAAGGCGGCCGTGCGCCGCCCGATGCACGCAGTCCCGACTATTCCGATGGCCTGAACTACGGCCCCATGGAGCACATGACCATGCACGGCGCCGCACCGTTCGGCATGCTGCTGATCGATCAACTCGAAGCATTCAACGGCAACAGCGGCAGCGGTCAAACCTGGGAAGCTCAAGCCTGGTACGGCAACGACGTCAACAAGTTGTGGGTCCGCACTGAAGGCGATCGCCGCCGTGGCAAGATCGAGGATGGCGACGTCGAGGTCTTCTGGAATCGAAACGTCGCGACGTTCTGGAGCACGCAACTGGGCGTGCGCCACGAACTTGGCGATGGGCCGGCTCGCAACTGGGCCGCGTTCGGCATCCAGGGTCTGGCACCGTATTGGTTCGAGCTGGAAGCGACCGGGTATGTTGGTCCTGCTGGTCGAACAGCCGCTCGCTTGCGCGCCGACTACGAGCTGCTGTTCACGCAGCGGCTGATCCTGCAGCCTGAGTTCGAGGTCAACCTGTCTGGCAAGTCGGATCCCGCGCGGCGCATCGGCCGTGGCGTGTCGGATGCGCAACTGGGGCTGCGTCTGCGCTACGAAATTCGGCGACAGTTCGCTCCATACGTCGGTGTGGTCTGGACGCGGCGCTTCGGCGCCACCGCCGACTTCGCGCGCGACGATCACCACGCCATCTTCGACCGGCAGTGGGTGGCCGGCGTCCGCATCTGGTTCTGA